The following proteins come from a genomic window of Salvia hispanica cultivar TCC Black 2014 chromosome 4, UniMelb_Shisp_WGS_1.0, whole genome shotgun sequence:
- the LOC125222653 gene encoding heat stress transcription factor A-6b-like codes for MYSDVAEIPQPIEGLHENGPPPFLSKTYDLVEDNDTNEIVSWSRGNNSFIVWDPQTFAVNLLPRCFKHNNFSSFVRQLNTYGFRKVDPDKWEFAHEGFLKGQRHLLKNIKRRKTTTITTTTTTTATSTSNNTSIGSCLEVGSFGLDGEIERLKRDKHVLSMEVVKLRQQQQQTSLDLRDMELRLKGHEAKQQQTMTFLARAIKSPAFLQQMKEAMGKRKMKKVKRIDGAAFGVEELGLDDQVDNIGGEFVADENLYVKLEPQEFGGFDHVEYEALPMESMVVEEQIQCRDDYDDHHNLDVEKPLDEGFWGDLINGAFEDEIDNFVLDDP; via the exons ATGTATTCAGATGTAGCAGAAATTCCTCAGCCAATTGAGGGGCTTCATGAAAATGGGCCCCCACCATTTCTGAGCAAAACCTACGACTTGGTAGAAGATAATGACACAAATGAGATAGTCTCGTGGAGTCGAGGTAACAACAGTTTCATTGTCTGGGATCCTCAGACCTTTGCTGTCAATCTTCTTCCCAGATGCTTCAAACACAACAATTTCTCTAGCTTTGTCAGGCAGCTCAATACCTAt GGATTCAGAAAAGTGGATCCAGACAAGTGGGAGTTTGCCCATGAAGGGTTTTTGAAGGGGCAAAGGCATCTCTTGAAGAACATCAAGAGGAggaaaacaacaacaataacaacaacaacaacaacaacagcaactagtactagtaataaCACTAGCATTGGCAGTTGTTTGGAGGTGGGAAGCTTTGGATTGGACGGTGAGATCGAGCGGTTGAAGAGGGACAAGCATGTGTTGAGCATGGAGGTGGTGAAGCTgaggcagcagcagcagcagacAAGCTTGGATCTTAGGGACATGGAGCTGAGGCTCAAGGGGCACGAGGCGAAGCAGCAGCAGACAATGACCTTCTTGGCGAGGGCGATCAAGAGCCCCGCCTTTCTGCAGCAGATGAAGGAGGCAATGGGTAagaggaagatgaagaaggttAAGAGAATCGATGGTGCAGCATTCGGAGTCGAAGAGCTAGGCCTAGATGATCAGGTTGATAATATTGGTGGTGAGTTTGTTGCTGATGAGAACTTGTATGTGAAGTTGGAGCCTCAAGAATTTGGTGGATTTGATCATGTGGAGTATGAGGCCTTGCCAATGGAATCCATGGTTGTGGAAGAACAAATTCAATGTAGAGATGATTATGATGATCATCATAATCTTGATGTGGAGAAGCCACTTGATGAAGGGTTTTGGGGAGATTTGATCAATGGAGCATTTGAAGATGAGATTGATAACTTTGTTTTGGATGATCCTTAG
- the LOC125222654 gene encoding 1,2-dihydroxy-3-keto-5-methylthiopentene dioxygenase 2 — protein MGSESKDPREEVIQAWYMDDSDADQRLPHHRDPQEFVSFEKLDELGVLSWRLDADNYETDPELKKIREERGYSYMDFCEVCPEKLPNYEEKIKNFYEEHLHTDEEIRYCVAGSGYFDVRDRDEAWIRVWVKKGAMIVLPAGIYHRFTLDSDNYIKAMRLFVGDPVWTPFNRPHDHLPARKEYVDNFVNKAGGGPAVDATAA, from the exons ATGGGTTCTGAAAGCAAG GATCCGAGGGAGGAGGTTATTCAGGCATGGTACATGGATGACAGTGATGCAGACCAGAGGCTTCCCCATCACAGAGATCCACAGGAATTTGTGTCATTTGAGAAACTTGATG AGCTAGGAGTGCTTAGCTGGAGGCTTGATGCTGATAATTATGAAACTGACCCAGAGTTGAAGAAAATTCGTGAAGAACGTGGATATTCTTATATG GATTTTTGTGAAGTTTGCCCAGAAAAGCTGCCTAATTATGAAGAGAAAATCAAGAACTTTTATGAAGAACATCTCCACACTGATGAGGAGATCCGCTATTGTGTTGCTGGAAGCG GTTATTTTGATGTGCGTGATCGTGATGAAGCATGGATCCGCGTCTGGGTAAAGAAGGGGGCAATGATTGTCCTTCCAGCTGGAATTTATCACCGCTTTACTCTTGATTCAGACAATTACATCAAG GCAATGAGGCTATTTGTTGGTGACCCTGTATGGACTCCTTTCAATCGCCCTCACGATCATCTCCCTGCAAG GAAAGAATATGTTGATAACTTTGTGAACAAGGCAGGCGGTGGTCCAGCAGTTGATGCTACAGCAGCTTAA
- the LOC125219288 gene encoding 1,2-dihydroxy-3-keto-5-methylthiopentene dioxygenase 1-like: MAIEAWFMQENDDDQRLPHQKNPPEYVSLDQLADLGVLYWNLDPNKYENDPDLNKIRQDRGYSYMDMLDLCPEKVENYEEKLKRFYTEHIHGDEEIRYCLKGSGYFDVRDKDDRWIRILIKAGDLIVLPAGIYHRFTLDTHNYIKLMRLFVGEPVWTAFNRPQEGHPARKGYINSTLGMPLQVS, encoded by the exons ATGGCGATTGAG GCATGGTTTATGCAAGAAAATGATGACGATCAAAGGCTCCCACATCAAAAGAACCCACCCGAATACGTTTCATTGGATCAGTTAGCGGATCTTGGAGTTCTCTACTGGAATTTGGATCCGAATAAGTATGAGAATGACCCGGATTTGAACAAGATCCGACAAGACCGAGGATATAGTTATATG GATATGCTTGACTTGTGCCCTGAGAAAGTGGAGAATTATGAGGAGAAGTTGAAGAGGTTTTACACTGAGCACATCCATGGTGATGAGGAGATTCGTTATTGTCTGAAAGGGAGTGGCTACTTTGATGTGAGGGACAAGGATGACCGTTGGATTCGCATCTTGATCAAGGCTGGTGATCTCATTGTTTTGCCGGCTGGGATTTACCACCGTTTCACTCTTGACACTCACAACTACATCAAG TTGATGAGATTGTTTGTGGGAGAGCCGGTTTGGACAGCCTTCAATAGACCACAGGAGGGGCATCCGGCAAGGAAGGGATACATCAACTCCACACTTGGAATGCCACTTCAAGTTTCTTGA
- the LOC125224584 gene encoding EPIDERMAL PATTERNING FACTOR-like protein 4, which produces MAVLRRRRRQLALYFATLALFALLSSASALGLTLPRQLTEVERRRLGGPGSWPPSCRSKCGRCTPCKAVHVPIQPGMSMPLEYYPEAWRCKCGNKLFMP; this is translated from the exons ATGGCCGtgctccgccgccgccgccgccagcTAGCCCTCTACTTCGCCACCCTCGCTCTCTTCGCCCTTCTCTCCTCCGCCTCAGCTCTAGGCCTCACCCTTCCTCGCCAATTAA CGGAGGTGGAGCGGAGGAGGCTGGGGGGGCCGGGGTCGTGGCCGCCTTCGTGCAGATCGAAATGCGGGAGGTGCACGCCGTGCAAGGCGGTGCACGTGCCGATTCAGCCGGGGATGAGTATGCCGTTGGAGTACTATCCAGAGGCGTGGAGATGCAAGTGTGGGAATAAGCTCTTCATGCCTTAG
- the LOC125224583 gene encoding uncharacterized protein LOC125224583, whose amino-acid sequence MKIIEASAGALTNFELLDLLRSRGAGKDASRAIATVSQSEFKVFDYLEGTVACNQTREIIVNFVAECQKFDLAKAEILNIVNLRPTSEALLFPLIEECDSRMMKGKVEELAETITRILPPHPSQVDEANEEAAEGEEEETEPDQAAEGEEEGEGQEEEEETEP is encoded by the exons ATGAAAAT AATTGAGGCCAGCGCCGGCGCTCTCACTAATTTTGAATTACTTGACCTCTTGAGATCAAGAGGGGCTGGAAAGGATGCCTCACGAGCTATTGCAACCGTATCTCAATCTGAGTTCAAG GTTTTTGATTATTTAGAGGGGACTGTTGCTTGCAATCAAACAAGGGAAATTATCGTTAACTTTGTTGCTGAGTGCCAAAAATTTGACCTTGCAAAGGCAGAGATTCTTAATATTGTGAATTTAAGACCAACAAGTGAAGCTTTGCTTTTCCCG CTCATCGAGGAATGCGATTCGCGTATGATGAAAGGTAAGGTTGAAGAGCTTGCAGAGACCATCACAAGGATTTTGCCACCTCATCCGTCTCAGGTGGATGAAGCAAATGAGGAAGCTGCTGagggggaagaagaagagaccGAGCCTGACCAAGCTGCTGAGGGGGAAgaggaaggggaagggcaagaagaagaagaagagactGAGCCTTAA
- the LOC125185620 gene encoding VAN3-binding protein-like isoform X2, translating into MERPKLKPIYRGRATATPPSDPMEFLSRSWSVSAFEISKVLTNTNPNPAPDIIYEEPAVSGNPFSFASSETSQLVMDRIMSQSEVSPRTSGRLSHSSGPLNGGQSCGGSLTDSPPVSPSEIEDLKACIHQYSRANIPVGSQYKSSSTAAVSGGGKTVGRWLKDRREKKKEEARAHNAQLHAAISVAGVASAIAAIAAATAASSGAGKDENMAKTDMAVASAATLVAAQCVEAAEAMGAERDHLASVVSSAVNVRSAGDIMTLTAAAATALRGAATLKARTLKDVWNVAAVAPLDKGAGVVSGVSGGSNGSSSGEFIPEENFLEICGREILARGCELLKKTRKGDLHWKLVSVYINRMGQVMLKMKSRHVAGTVTKKKKNVVLDVLKDIPAWSGRHLLEGGPERRYFALKTVGRGVVEFECKNQREYDVWTHGVSRLLAIAAERNNKHRV; encoded by the exons atgGAGAGGCCGAAACTGAAGCCCATCTACAGAGGCAGAGCCACTGCAACTCCTCCCTCCGATCCAATGGAGTTCCTCTCCCGCTCTTGGAGCGTCTCCGCCTTCGAAATCTCCAAAGTCCTCACCAACACCAACCCCAACCCCGCCCCCGACATCATCTACGAAGAGCCCGCAGTCTCCGGCAACCCCTTCTCCTTCGCTTCTTCAGAAACTTCCCAGCTCGTCATGGACCGCATTATGTCTCAATCG GAGGTATCACCACGCACTTCTGGAAGGCTGTCTCACAGCAGTGGCCCCCTCAATGGCGGACAGAGCTGTGGTGGCTCTCTCACTGACAGTCCACCGGTCTCCCCCTCTGAGATAGAAGATCTCAAG GCGTGTATTCATCAATACAGTCGAGCAAATATTCCGGTGGGTAGCCAGTACAAGAGCAGCAGCACCGCGGCTGTGAGTGGCGGAGGAAAAACTGTTGGGAGGTGGTTGAAGGATCGgagggagaagaagaaagaggagGCGAGGGCGCACAATGCACAGCTCCACGCAGCCATCTCAGTCGCTGGGGTGGCGTCTGCTATTGCTGCCATCGCAGCTGCCACAGCTGCGTCGTCTGGGGCAGGGAAGGACGAGAACATGGCCAAGACGGACATGGCTGTGGCCTCTGCTGCCACGCTGGTTGCTGCGCAGTGTGTTGAGGCGGCTGAGGCAATGGGGGCTGAGCGCGACCATCTGGCCTCTGTTGTGAGCTCTGCTGTCAATGTCCGATCAGCCGGTGATATCATGACCCTTACAGCTGCTGCTGCCACTG CTCTACGCGGGGCTGCCACTCTGAAGGCGAGGACGTTGAAGGATGTGTGGAACGTAGCAGCAGTGGCACCTCTGGACAAGGGGGCGGGGGTCGTTAGTGGTGTCAGTGGGGGGAGCAATGGCAGTTCCAGCGGCGAATTCATCCCCGAAGAAAATTTCCTCGAGATATGTGGCAGAGAGATTCTTGCAAGAGGCTGCGAGCTTTTGAAAAAAACTCGAAAGG GCGATCTTCACTGGAAACTAGTGTCCGTTTACATCAACAGAATGGGGCAG GTGATGCTGAAGATGAAGAGTAGGCATGTAGCTGGGACAgtcactaaaaagaaaaaga ATGTGGTGTTGGATGTGCTCAAGGATATTCCTGCGTGGTCCGGGCGCCACCTTCTCGAGGGGGGACCGGAGCGGAGGTACTTTGCACTGAAAACAGTCGGGCGAGGCGTCGTCGAGTTCGAGTGCAAGAATCAGAGAGAGTATGATGTGTGGACCCATGGAGTGTCTAGACTACTTGCCATTGCTGCTGAGAGGAACAATAAACATAGGGTTTGA
- the LOC125185620 gene encoding VAN3-binding protein-like isoform X1 has product MERPKLKPIYRGRATATPPSDPMEFLSRSWSVSAFEISKVLTNTNPNPAPDIIYEEPAVSGNPFSFASSETSQLVMDRIMSQSQEVSPRTSGRLSHSSGPLNGGQSCGGSLTDSPPVSPSEIEDLKACIHQYSRANIPVGSQYKSSSTAAVSGGGKTVGRWLKDRREKKKEEARAHNAQLHAAISVAGVASAIAAIAAATAASSGAGKDENMAKTDMAVASAATLVAAQCVEAAEAMGAERDHLASVVSSAVNVRSAGDIMTLTAAAATALRGAATLKARTLKDVWNVAAVAPLDKGAGVVSGVSGGSNGSSSGEFIPEENFLEICGREILARGCELLKKTRKGDLHWKLVSVYINRMGQVMLKMKSRHVAGTVTKKKKNVVLDVLKDIPAWSGRHLLEGGPERRYFALKTVGRGVVEFECKNQREYDVWTHGVSRLLAIAAERNNKHRV; this is encoded by the exons atgGAGAGGCCGAAACTGAAGCCCATCTACAGAGGCAGAGCCACTGCAACTCCTCCCTCCGATCCAATGGAGTTCCTCTCCCGCTCTTGGAGCGTCTCCGCCTTCGAAATCTCCAAAGTCCTCACCAACACCAACCCCAACCCCGCCCCCGACATCATCTACGAAGAGCCCGCAGTCTCCGGCAACCCCTTCTCCTTCGCTTCTTCAGAAACTTCCCAGCTCGTCATGGACCGCATTATGTCTCAATCG CAGGAGGTATCACCACGCACTTCTGGAAGGCTGTCTCACAGCAGTGGCCCCCTCAATGGCGGACAGAGCTGTGGTGGCTCTCTCACTGACAGTCCACCGGTCTCCCCCTCTGAGATAGAAGATCTCAAG GCGTGTATTCATCAATACAGTCGAGCAAATATTCCGGTGGGTAGCCAGTACAAGAGCAGCAGCACCGCGGCTGTGAGTGGCGGAGGAAAAACTGTTGGGAGGTGGTTGAAGGATCGgagggagaagaagaaagaggagGCGAGGGCGCACAATGCACAGCTCCACGCAGCCATCTCAGTCGCTGGGGTGGCGTCTGCTATTGCTGCCATCGCAGCTGCCACAGCTGCGTCGTCTGGGGCAGGGAAGGACGAGAACATGGCCAAGACGGACATGGCTGTGGCCTCTGCTGCCACGCTGGTTGCTGCGCAGTGTGTTGAGGCGGCTGAGGCAATGGGGGCTGAGCGCGACCATCTGGCCTCTGTTGTGAGCTCTGCTGTCAATGTCCGATCAGCCGGTGATATCATGACCCTTACAGCTGCTGCTGCCACTG CTCTACGCGGGGCTGCCACTCTGAAGGCGAGGACGTTGAAGGATGTGTGGAACGTAGCAGCAGTGGCACCTCTGGACAAGGGGGCGGGGGTCGTTAGTGGTGTCAGTGGGGGGAGCAATGGCAGTTCCAGCGGCGAATTCATCCCCGAAGAAAATTTCCTCGAGATATGTGGCAGAGAGATTCTTGCAAGAGGCTGCGAGCTTTTGAAAAAAACTCGAAAGG GCGATCTTCACTGGAAACTAGTGTCCGTTTACATCAACAGAATGGGGCAG GTGATGCTGAAGATGAAGAGTAGGCATGTAGCTGGGACAgtcactaaaaagaaaaaga ATGTGGTGTTGGATGTGCTCAAGGATATTCCTGCGTGGTCCGGGCGCCACCTTCTCGAGGGGGGACCGGAGCGGAGGTACTTTGCACTGAAAACAGTCGGGCGAGGCGTCGTCGAGTTCGAGTGCAAGAATCAGAGAGAGTATGATGTGTGGACCCATGGAGTGTCTAGACTACTTGCCATTGCTGCTGAGAGGAACAATAAACATAGGGTTTGA
- the LOC125221398 gene encoding uncharacterized protein LOC125221398, which produces MASSRAGGSGGGASDSDGFSDDELDLAVQAAIDRRIRQRQRRQQAAAAVPRPIHRRRHVPRDHIAAHQRLYEDYFAPEPRFGDALFRRRFRMHRPLFMHIVGALERRYEFFRIREDAAGKPGHTPIQKCTAAIRQLAYGGPADMFDEYLHIGESSAVQCLLEFCAGVRAIFGDQYLRRPGPEDCQQLINMHGSVHGFPGMLGSIDCMHWEWRNCPAAWKGIHTSGFKANFVANDNHHNMGYYLADGIYPSWPVFMKSIKHPVGPKKNYFATRQEAARKDVERAFGALQSRWAMEDIIEEVWTRRGGH; this is translated from the exons ATGGCGAGTAGTCGTGCGGGTGGTAGTGGCGGAGgcgctagtgatagtgatGGCTTTAGCGATGATGAATTGGATCTCGCTGTGCAAGCGGCGATTGATCGACGGATCCGGCAGAGGCAGCGGCGGCagcaggcggcggcggccgtgCCTCGGCCAATCCATCGCCGACGGCATGTACCCCGGGACCACAttgctgcacatcagcggttGTATGAGGACTACTTTGCTCCAGAGCCGCGTTTTGGGGATGCCTTATTCCGCCGACGTTTTCGGATGCATCGTCCTctgtttatgcatatcgtTGGTGCATTAGAGAGGAGGTACGAGTTTTTCAGGATCAGGGAGGATGCGGCTGGCAAACCCGGACACACGCCAATACAGAAGTGTACGGCCGCAATCAGGCAACTGGCGTACGGAGGGCcggccgacatgttcgacgagtacctccacattggGGAATCTTCCGCCGTCCAGTGTCTGTTGGAGTTTTGCGCGGGCGTTAGAGCGATATTCGGGGATCAGTATCTTCGACGTCCGGGCCCCGAAGACTGCCAGCAGCTGATCAATATGCACGGGTCGGTGCACGGGTTCCCTgggatgttgggcagcatcgattgtatgcattgggagtggaggaACTGCCCCGCCGCCTGGAAGGGGATACACACTTCCGGCTTCAAAGCCAa TTTCGTCGCCAACGACAACCACCACAACatgggatactatttggcggatgggatatacccaaGCTGGCCCGTCTTTATGAAGTCGATCAAGCATCCGGTCGGCCCAAAGAAGAACTACTTTGCGACCCGGCAGGAGGCAgcgcgcaaggatgttgagcgcgcatttggtgcgCTCCAGAGTCGATGGGCGATG gaggatatcatcgaagaggtTTGGACGCGGAGGGGTGGACACTGA